In the Streptomyces fradiae ATCC 10745 = DSM 40063 genome, one interval contains:
- the lon gene encoding endopeptidase La, which yields MASTPAPLTLPVLPLDGEVVLPGMVVPLDLSDNEVRAAVEAAQAAVREGSGKPRVLLVPRVDGTYAGTGVLGTVEQVGRLSDGDPGALIRGVARVRIGAGTTGPGAALWVEGTTVEESVPDPLPGAVAELVKEYKALATSWLRKRGAWQVVDRVQQIEDVAALADNSGYSPFLTTAQKIALLETAEPVARLKLATEQLRDHLAEQDVAESIAKDVQEGVDRQQREFLLRRQLEAVRKELRELNGEDAEGGTDDYRARVEAADLPGKVREAALKEVDKLERASDQSPEGSWIRTWLDTVLEMPWNERTEDRYDIRGAKEVLDAEHAGLEDVKERITEYLAVRKRRADRGLGIVGGRRGGAVLALVGPPGVGKTSLGESVAHAMGRTFVRVALGGVRDEAEIRGHRRTYVGALPGRIVRAIKEAGSMNPVVLLDEIDKVGSDFRGDPAAALLEVLDPAQNHTFRDHYLEVELDLSDVVFLATANVLEAVPEALRDRMELVRLDGYTEDEKVVIARDHLLPRQLERAGLDRDEVVIEEAALRRLAGEYTREAGVRNLERSVARLLRKVAAQAELGDRELPYTVRADDLRDLIGRPHHVPESAQDPAERRTSVPGVATGLAVTGAGGDVLFVEASLADAETGAAGLTLTGQLGDVMKESARIALSFLRSHGAELELPVTGLKDRGVHIHFPAGAVPKDGPSAGVTMTTALASLLSGRLVRTDVAMTGEVSLTGRVLPVGGVKQKLLAAHRAGITTVVIPKRNEADLDDVPAEVLDGLRVHMVTDVRQVLDIALAPAELRDGAGDPADAASVAA from the coding sequence ACCGGCGTCCTCGGGACCGTCGAGCAGGTCGGGCGGCTGTCCGACGGCGACCCCGGCGCCCTCATCAGGGGCGTCGCGCGCGTGCGCATCGGCGCCGGGACGACCGGGCCGGGCGCCGCCCTGTGGGTGGAGGGCACCACCGTCGAGGAGAGCGTGCCCGACCCGCTGCCCGGCGCGGTCGCCGAATTGGTCAAGGAGTACAAGGCCCTCGCCACGAGCTGGCTGCGCAAGCGCGGCGCCTGGCAGGTCGTCGACCGGGTCCAGCAGATCGAGGACGTCGCCGCCCTCGCGGACAACTCCGGGTACTCCCCGTTCCTCACCACCGCCCAGAAGATCGCCCTCCTGGAGACCGCCGAGCCCGTCGCCCGGCTGAAGCTCGCCACCGAGCAGCTGCGCGACCACCTCGCCGAGCAGGACGTGGCCGAGTCCATCGCCAAGGACGTGCAGGAGGGCGTCGACAGGCAGCAGCGCGAGTTCCTGCTGCGCCGCCAGCTCGAAGCCGTCCGCAAGGAGCTGCGCGAGCTGAACGGCGAGGACGCCGAGGGCGGCACCGACGACTACCGGGCCCGCGTGGAGGCCGCCGACCTGCCCGGGAAGGTCCGCGAGGCGGCCCTCAAGGAGGTCGACAAGCTGGAGCGCGCCAGCGACCAGTCCCCGGAGGGCTCCTGGATCCGCACCTGGCTCGACACGGTCCTGGAGATGCCGTGGAACGAGCGCACGGAGGACCGGTACGACATCCGCGGCGCCAAGGAGGTCCTCGACGCCGAGCACGCCGGCCTGGAGGACGTCAAGGAGCGCATCACCGAGTACCTCGCCGTCCGCAAGCGCCGTGCCGACCGGGGCCTCGGCATCGTCGGCGGGCGGCGCGGCGGCGCCGTGCTGGCCCTGGTCGGCCCGCCCGGCGTCGGCAAGACCAGCCTCGGCGAGTCCGTCGCCCACGCGATGGGCCGCACCTTCGTGCGGGTCGCGCTCGGCGGCGTGCGGGACGAGGCGGAGATCCGCGGCCACCGGCGCACCTACGTCGGGGCCCTGCCCGGCCGGATCGTCCGCGCCATCAAGGAGGCCGGGTCCATGAACCCGGTCGTCCTCCTGGACGAGATCGACAAGGTGGGCTCCGACTTCCGCGGCGACCCGGCCGCCGCCCTGCTGGAGGTCCTCGACCCGGCGCAGAACCACACCTTCCGCGACCACTACCTCGAAGTGGAACTGGACCTGAGCGACGTCGTCTTCCTCGCCACGGCGAACGTCCTGGAGGCCGTCCCCGAGGCGCTGCGCGACCGGATGGAGCTGGTCCGCCTCGACGGCTACACCGAGGACGAGAAGGTCGTCATCGCGCGCGACCACCTGCTGCCGCGCCAGCTGGAGCGGGCCGGGCTCGACCGGGACGAGGTCGTGATCGAGGAGGCCGCCCTGCGCAGGCTCGCCGGGGAGTACACCCGCGAGGCCGGCGTGCGGAACCTGGAGCGGTCCGTCGCCCGGCTCCTGCGCAAGGTCGCCGCCCAGGCGGAGCTGGGCGACCGCGAGCTGCCGTACACCGTCCGCGCGGACGACCTGCGGGACCTGATCGGGCGTCCGCACCACGTGCCCGAGTCCGCCCAGGACCCGGCCGAGCGCCGCACCTCGGTGCCGGGCGTCGCGACCGGTCTCGCCGTCACCGGCGCGGGAGGCGACGTGCTGTTCGTCGAGGCGTCCCTGGCGGACGCGGAGACCGGAGCGGCGGGGCTCACGCTCACCGGGCAGCTCGGCGACGTGATGAAGGAGTCCGCGCGGATCGCCCTGTCCTTCCTGCGCTCCCACGGCGCGGAGCTGGAACTGCCGGTGACCGGCCTCAAGGACCGCGGCGTCCACATCCACTTCCCCGCGGGGGCCGTGCCGAAGGACGGGCCGAGCGCCGGTGTCACCATGACCACCGCGCTCGCCTCCCTGCTCAGCGGCCGGCTGGTCCGCACGGACGTGGCGATGACCGGCGAGGTGTCCCTGACCGGGCGGGTGCTGCCCGTCGGCGGCGTCAAGCAGAAGCTGCTCGCCGCCCACCGGGCCGGGATCACCACCGTCGTCATCCCCAAGCGGAACGAGGCCGACCTCGACGACGTCCCCGCCGAGGTCCTCGACGGGCTCCGGGTCCACATGGTGACGGACGTCCGGCAGGTCCTGGACATCGCCTTGGCCCCCGCGGAGCTCCGGGACGGTGCCGGCGACCCGGCGGACGCGGCCTCCGTCGCCGCCTGA